In Prunus dulcis chromosome 1, ALMONDv2, whole genome shotgun sequence, the following are encoded in one genomic region:
- the LOC117615696 gene encoding uncharacterized protein LOC117615696: MAEDMDSDTCVGFKRTIKEIQETQTLTQRSNCPSAVIPEQDSHSSEIVSPLKQDSDFTDKSPPCSVSDSSKKVKLSSHGQVSETHLEEIQEMPNYVSGKAEACGLISGLTVSDGVAQDFMEICEMGLVSDSEFVKTETEQTPDDEKERVVSDLVDKKGEGSVISEVGFADIEKLMQETKSVTELDCKEGVDASLSTSVENKVVFVGKEAESQSSLELKKKQLLEEVEAILVPAEKTLVQSGTDGSLSSFKIEVIDDTAMISLLGNGCGKELGFLGPAKCVAQGNGNKNAKKEMNGKKKARTSGRKEKVANHLVEAHSVSLKKGKGTKIFYSRMELEAMRYVNVVEQKKLWKDIYRGLGPVVAKEYENLASVKHQKNIHNNFEPHKRFEKMEVPPGILGEAFSENVDIELENLVNNQTQDASPLDPFCSYSATDERGYPFPEKECSEDDDSDEDYASIQRPAFVVEGEPNFDSGSPEDGLEYLRRVRWEAARIPKVRVAKLDRSKFNIKQSDYMPKIPEIAKCPEQLLPLKQWEDAFLAEFSELRLALSRFEGYNASTSQDPQSKNLLHDSHQLPGSIVFEKFVNVKSKETDIHWPHDCCILGSSIDQLSLSTTEGSNASLPAENFSPKSHVNQSSSDSPLLSVILRMDSVARVSMLRKRINVIEAMSTLSRNDCLWLFSLCAVVDTPLDADTSASLRSLLRRCAALRAAKYVLDDEVVMLNILATISGRYFGQSEN, encoded by the exons ATGGCAGAGGATATGGATTCTGATACATGCGTCGGCTTCAAACGAACAATCAAAGAGATCCAAGAAACCCAAACTCTCACACAACGCTCTAACTGTCCATCTGCTGTAATTCCAGAACAAGATAGCCACTCGTCTGAGATCGTTTCTCCGCTGAAACAAGACTCAGATTTCACCGACAAGAGTCCTCCTTGTTCGGTCTCCGATTCCTCTAAGAAGGTCAAGCTTTCATCTCACGGCCAAGTCTCTGAAACCCATCTTGAAGAAATTCAAGAAATGCCCAATTATGTGAGTGGAAAGGCCGAAGCATGCGGTTTAATTTCTGGCTTAACTGTATCTGATGGAGTTGCTCAAGATTTTATGGAAATTTGTGAAATGGGTCTTGTTTCTGATAGCGAATTTGTGAAAACTGAGACTGAACAGACCCCGGATGATGAGAAAGAAAGGGTTGTTTCGGATTTGGTTGACAAGAAAGGTGAAGGTTCTGTGATAAGTGAAGTGGGTTTTGCTGATATCGAAAAGTTAATGCAAGAGACGAAGTCTGTTACTGAATTGGACTGCAAGGAAGGTGTGGATGCTTCTCTGTCTACTTCTGTTGAAAACAAAGTGGTTTTTGTTGGAAAAGAAGCGGAATCTCAGAGTTCCTTGGAACTGAAAAAGAAGCAATTACTGGAGGAAGTTGAAGCCATTCTTGTGCCTGCAGAAAAGACCCTTGTGCAAAGTGGTACTGATGGGTCTCTCAgttctttcaagattgaagtAATTGATGATACTGCAATGATATCATTGCTTGGCAATGGCTGTGGAAAGGAGTTGGGTTTTCTGGGTCCTGCCAAATGTGTTGCACAGGGGAATGGAAACAAGaatgcaaaaaaagaaatgaatgggaaaaaaaaggcaagaaCCTcaggaagaaaggaaaaagtgGCTAATCATCTGGTTGAAGCTCATAGCGTGAGTttaaagaaagggaaaggaaCCAAGATCTTTTACTCGAGGATGGAGTTGGAGGCCATGAGGTATGTGAACGTGGTTGAACAAAAGAAACTGTGGAAAGATATATACCGTGGACTTGGGCCAGTCGTGGCCAAGGAGTATGAAAATCTGGCAAGTGTTAAGCATCAGAAGAACATCCACAATAACTTTGAACCTCACAAACGCTTTGAGAAGATGGAAGTGCCACCTGGTATTCTTG GGGAAGCATTTTCAGAAAATGTGGATATTGAATTAGAGAACTTGGTGAATAATCAAACCCAAGATGCAAGTCCCCTGGACCCTTTTTGCAGTTACAGTGCCACTGATGAACGTGGCTACCCATTTCCAGAAAAAGAGTGTAGTGAAGACGATGACAGTGATGAAGATTATGCCAGCATTCAGAGACCTGCCTTTGTGGTTGAAGGAGAACCCAACTTTGATTCTGGTTCACCAGAAGATGGACTTGAATATCTTAGGCGTGTCAG GTGGGAAGCTGCTCGAATTCCGAAAGTGAGAGTAGCCAAGCTTGATAGAAGTAAATTTAACATAAAGCAGAGTGATTATATGCCCAAGATTCCTGAGATTGCCAAGTGTCCAGAACAATTGCTGCCACTGAAACAGTGGGAGGATGCATTTCTTGCTGAATTTTCAGAGCTAAGGCTG GCTCTGTCTCGTTTTGAGGGTTATAATGCAAGCACGTCTCAAGATCCCCAATCAAAAAATCTTCTTCATGACTCCCATCAGCTACCTGGGAGtattgtttttgaaaaatttgttaatgttAAATCCAAGGAAACTGACATCCACTGGCCTCATGACTGTTGCATCCTCGGGAGCTCCATTGATCAGCTTTCCTTGTCAACTACTGAAGGCAGTAATGCCTCTCTGCCCGCTGAGAACTTCAGTCCTAAGTCTCATGTGAACCAAAGTTCCAGCGACTCCCCTTTGTTGTCGGTGATCTTACGAATGGACTCTGTAGCTCGAGTGTCGATGTTGAGAAAACGCATAAATGTGATAGAGGCCATGAGCACTCTGTCAAGGAATGACTGTCTCTGGCTATTTTCTCTGTGTGCGGTAGTTGATACTCCACTAGATGCCGATACTAGTGCTTCCCTTAGGAGTCTGCTAAGAAGGTGCGCTGCTCTGCGAGCTGCGAAGTATGTACTCGACGACGAGGTAGTAATGTTGAATATTCTTGCCACAATTTCAGGTAGATATTTTGGGCAGTCAGAAAACTGA
- the LOC117614189 gene encoding golgin candidate 5-like isoform X2, with protein MEMKMMEAALQGAARQAQAKADEIAKFMNENEQLKSAIEDLKRKSNDAEVESLREEYHQRVATLERKVYALTKERDTLRREQNKKSDAAALLKEKDEIINQVMAEGEELSKKQAAQEGQIRKLRAQIREFEEEKKGLITKLQL; from the exons atggagatgaagatgatggaAGCTGCATTGCAAGGTGCTGCAAGACAGGCCCAG GCAAAAGCTGATGAGATTGCAAAGTTTATGAATGAAAATGAACAATTAAAATCTGCGATCGAGGATTTGAAG AGAAAATCCAATGATGCAGAAGTCGAGTCACTGCGAGAGGAATACCATCAAAGGGTTGCAACACTTGAAAGGAAG GTGTATGCTCTTACAAAGGAAAGGGACACGCTTCGGCGGGAGCAGAATAAGAAAAGTGATGCAGCTGCTCTTCTGAAGGAAAAGGatgaaataattaatcaagttATGGCTGAAG GTGAAGAGCTTTCAAAAAAGCAGGCTGCTCAAGAAGGACAGATTAGGAAATTAAGGGCTCAG ATCAGAGAgtttgaagaagagaagaaagggtTGATTACTAAACTTCAG TTATGA
- the LOC117614189 gene encoding golgin candidate 5-like isoform X1 has product MEMKMMEAALQGAARQAQAKADEIAKFMNENEQLKSAIEDLKRKSNDAEVESLREEYHQRVATLERKVYALTKERDTLRREQNKKSDAAALLKEKDEIINQVMAEGEELSKKQAAQEGQIRKLRAQIREFEEEKKGLITKLQVIHLC; this is encoded by the exons atggagatgaagatgatggaAGCTGCATTGCAAGGTGCTGCAAGACAGGCCCAG GCAAAAGCTGATGAGATTGCAAAGTTTATGAATGAAAATGAACAATTAAAATCTGCGATCGAGGATTTGAAG AGAAAATCCAATGATGCAGAAGTCGAGTCACTGCGAGAGGAATACCATCAAAGGGTTGCAACACTTGAAAGGAAG GTGTATGCTCTTACAAAGGAAAGGGACACGCTTCGGCGGGAGCAGAATAAGAAAAGTGATGCAGCTGCTCTTCTGAAGGAAAAGGatgaaataattaatcaagttATGGCTGAAG GTGAAGAGCTTTCAAAAAAGCAGGCTGCTCAAGAAGGACAGATTAGGAAATTAAGGGCTCAG ATCAGAGAgtttgaagaagagaagaaagggtTGATTACTAAACTTCAGGTAATTCATTTATGTTAG
- the LOC117614189 gene encoding golgin candidate 5-like isoform X3 — protein MEMKMMEAALQGAARQAQAKADEIAKFMNENEQLKSAIEDLKRKSNDAEVESLREEYHQRVATLERKVYALTKERDTLRREQNKKSDAAALLKEKDEIINQVMAEGEELSKKQAAQEGQIRKLRAQRV, from the exons atggagatgaagatgatggaAGCTGCATTGCAAGGTGCTGCAAGACAGGCCCAG GCAAAAGCTGATGAGATTGCAAAGTTTATGAATGAAAATGAACAATTAAAATCTGCGATCGAGGATTTGAAG AGAAAATCCAATGATGCAGAAGTCGAGTCACTGCGAGAGGAATACCATCAAAGGGTTGCAACACTTGAAAGGAAG GTGTATGCTCTTACAAAGGAAAGGGACACGCTTCGGCGGGAGCAGAATAAGAAAAGTGATGCAGCTGCTCTTCTGAAGGAAAAGGatgaaataattaatcaagttATGGCTGAAG GTGAAGAGCTTTCAAAAAAGCAGGCTGCTCAAGAAGGACAGATTAGGAAATTAAGGGCTCAG AGAgtttga